The proteins below come from a single Calditerricola satsumensis genomic window:
- a CDS encoding TatD family hydrolase: MAARERNAAFGLRQVTGAFFAPDAMGARGAGEGLPGDGGRDGSMADMWWDAHVHLDRYADPEAVLARAWAAGVGFVLAVATDAASCRRLLAIKRRFSGRVGIAFGLHPERTSWNRDEVDAVLALLEAHAGEVDAVGEVGFPHYALPEAERDRLPHEAIEVLDAFLDAAARLDKPVLLHAVYHGAPVALERLRRAGVARAHFHWLKAAPDVLKRILAEGHFVSVTPDVLMRSRDQELARRVPLTQLLLETDGPWPFDGPFCGRPAEPAWIPRVGAAVAALKGIDGAVLRRAVWENGRRLLNGSL; this comes from the coding sequence ATGGCGGCGCGGGAGAGGAATGCGGCCTTCGGGCTCCGGCAGGTGACCGGGGCCTTTTTTGCGCCGGACGCGATGGGGGCCCGCGGGGCGGGGGAGGGCCTCCCCGGTGACGGTGGTCGCGACGGCTCCATGGCCGACATGTGGTGGGACGCCCATGTGCACCTCGATCGCTATGCCGATCCGGAGGCGGTGCTCGCGCGGGCGTGGGCGGCCGGCGTGGGCTTTGTTCTGGCCGTGGCCACCGATGCCGCCTCCTGCCGCCGCCTGCTCGCCATCAAGCGGCGCTTTTCCGGCCGCGTTGGCATCGCCTTCGGGCTGCACCCCGAGCGGACGAGCTGGAACCGCGACGAGGTGGACGCCGTGCTCGCGCTCCTGGAGGCCCACGCGGGCGAGGTGGACGCCGTGGGAGAGGTCGGGTTTCCCCACTACGCCCTGCCGGAGGCCGAGCGCGATCGCCTGCCGCATGAGGCCATCGAGGTGCTGGACGCCTTTCTCGATGCCGCCGCGCGGCTGGACAAGCCGGTGCTCCTGCATGCCGTCTACCACGGCGCACCCGTTGCCCTCGAGCGCCTTCGCCGCGCCGGCGTGGCGCGGGCCCATTTCCATTGGCTCAAGGCGGCGCCCGACGTCCTGAAGCGCATCCTGGCCGAAGGGCATTTCGTTTCCGTCACGCCCGACGTGCTGATGCGATCGCGCGACCAGGAGCTGGCGCGCCGCGTGCCCCTTACGCAGCTCCTCCTCGAGACCGACGGACCGTGGCCCTTCGACGGTCCCTTTTGCGGGCGGCCGGCCGAACCGGCATGGATTCCGCGCGTTGGGGCGGCCGTTGCCGCGCTGAAGGGGATCGATGGGGCGGTGCTGCGGCGAGCGGTGTGGGAGAACGGCAGGCGGCTGTTGAACGGCTCCCTTTGA
- a CDS encoding CoA-binding protein: protein MAFRNPPDEVRRRLLEEAKTIAVVGLSDNPERTSHQVAAALQAAGYRIIPVNPNVTEVLGEKAVASLTEIDEPVDIVDVFRRSEHTVPVAEEAVKIGAKALWLQEGVYNEEAARIAQEGGLVVVMDRCIKVDHALLVKGRKG, encoded by the coding sequence ATGGCCTTTCGCAATCCCCCCGACGAGGTCCGCCGTCGGCTGCTGGAAGAGGCGAAAACCATCGCGGTGGTGGGCCTATCCGACAACCCGGAGCGGACGAGCCACCAGGTGGCCGCGGCGCTCCAGGCGGCGGGCTACCGCATCATTCCCGTCAACCCGAACGTGACGGAAGTGCTGGGCGAGAAGGCGGTCGCGTCCCTGACCGAGATCGACGAACCCGTGGACATCGTCGACGTTTTCCGGCGCAGCGAGCACACCGTGCCCGTGGCCGAGGAGGCGGTGAAGATTGGCGCCAAGGCCTTGTGGCTGCAAGAGGGCGTCTACAACGAGGAGGCGGCGCGCATTGCCCAGGAGGGCGGCCTTGTCGTGGTGATGGACCGGTGCATCAAGGTGGACCACGCCCTCCTCGTAAAGGGGCGCAAGGGGTGA
- a CDS encoding fumarate hydratase has product MDLRQFKESIYELIVETSTNLPADVRRAILRAKAREDAGTRAALALATIVDNIRMAEENVSPICQDTGMPTFEIKCPVGANQIEMKKAIREAVAEATKNGKLRPNSVDPITGKNTGDNLGPGMPVIHFEQWEHDDIEVRLLLKGGGCENKNIQYSLPCELPGLGRANRDLDGVRKCILHAVYQAQGQGCSAGFIGVCIGGDRTTGYQAAKEQLFRPVDDVNPDPQLRELEAYIMEHANKLGIGTMGFGGQTTLLGCKITKLNRLPASFFVSVAYNCWAFRRMGVVIDAQTGKIKRWLYRDEPVPMPKGQEDLAAAGGSGTRTVVLTTPLTEEQVRDLRVGDVVILNGLVYTGRDALHKYLVDHDSPVDLRGGVIYHCGPVMVKDEAGNWQVKAAGPTTSIREEPYQADIIRKFGIRAVIGKGGMGKKTLEALKECGAVYLNAIGGAAQYYADCVEAVEGVYFLEEFGIPEAMWLLRVKNFAAVVTMDAHGNSLHEDVEKSSFEKLAELAAPVFK; this is encoded by the coding sequence ATGGACCTGCGGCAGTTCAAGGAAAGCATCTACGAGCTGATCGTGGAGACGTCGACGAACCTGCCCGCCGACGTGCGCCGGGCCATCCTGCGCGCCAAGGCACGCGAGGACGCCGGGACGCGCGCGGCCCTGGCCTTGGCCACCATCGTGGACAACATCCGCATGGCCGAGGAAAACGTCTCGCCCATCTGCCAGGACACCGGGATGCCCACCTTTGAGATCAAGTGTCCGGTGGGGGCCAACCAGATCGAGATGAAGAAGGCCATCCGCGAGGCGGTGGCGGAGGCGACGAAGAACGGCAAGCTGCGCCCCAATTCCGTCGACCCGATCACCGGCAAGAACACGGGCGACAACCTGGGACCGGGGATGCCGGTCATCCACTTTGAACAGTGGGAGCACGACGACATCGAGGTGCGCCTCCTGCTCAAGGGCGGCGGCTGCGAGAACAAGAACATCCAGTACAGCCTGCCCTGTGAGCTGCCCGGGCTGGGGCGGGCCAATCGCGACCTCGACGGGGTGCGCAAGTGCATCTTGCATGCCGTCTACCAGGCCCAAGGGCAGGGGTGCAGCGCCGGGTTCATTGGCGTGTGCATCGGCGGCGACCGCACCACCGGCTACCAGGCGGCCAAGGAGCAGCTGTTCCGACCCGTCGATGACGTCAATCCCGATCCGCAGCTGCGCGAGCTGGAAGCGTACATCATGGAGCACGCCAACAAGCTGGGCATCGGGACGATGGGCTTTGGGGGCCAGACCACGCTTCTCGGGTGCAAGATCACCAAGCTGAACCGCCTGCCGGCCAGCTTCTTCGTGTCGGTGGCCTACAACTGCTGGGCCTTCCGCCGCATGGGCGTGGTCATCGATGCGCAGACGGGGAAGATCAAGCGCTGGCTGTACCGCGACGAACCCGTGCCGATGCCCAAGGGCCAGGAAGACCTGGCCGCCGCGGGCGGAAGCGGAACCCGCACCGTCGTGCTCACCACGCCGCTTACGGAGGAGCAGGTCCGCGACCTGCGCGTCGGCGACGTGGTCATCCTGAACGGGCTCGTCTACACCGGCCGTGACGCGCTCCACAAGTACCTCGTCGACCACGACAGCCCGGTGGACCTGCGCGGAGGCGTCATCTACCACTGCGGCCCGGTGATGGTGAAGGACGAGGCGGGCAACTGGCAGGTGAAAGCGGCCGGTCCGACGACGAGCATCCGCGAAGAGCCCTACCAGGCCGACATCATCCGCAAGTTTGGCATCCGCGCCGTGATCGGCAAGGGCGGGATGGGCAAGAAAACCCTCGAAGCCCTCAAGGAATGCGGCGCGGTGTACCTGAACGCCATTGGCGGCGCGGCGCAGTACTACGCCGACTGTGTTGAGGCGGTGGAAGGGGTTTACTTCCTCGAGGAGTTTGGCATCCCCGAGGCGATGTGGCTCCTGCGCGTCAAGAACTTTGCCGCCGTGGTGACAATGGACGCCCACGGCAACAGCCTCCACGAGGACGTCGAAAAGTCGTCCTTCGAGAAATTGGCCGAACTGGCCGCGCCGGTGTTCAAGTGA
- the gerQ gene encoding spore coat protein GerQ: MYPSYVPSPLFWPQGYPVAANGQPPGQPGGQPRRPMPTPAPGMPPQLPLEESYIENILRLNLGKMVTVYMTFENNAEWNAKIFRGRLEASGKDHIIISDPRTGKRYLLLMVNVDWIEFDEPLRYFYPPRVP; encoded by the coding sequence ATGTACCCGTCGTATGTTCCGTCTCCGCTTTTCTGGCCCCAAGGGTATCCCGTCGCGGCGAATGGCCAGCCGCCGGGTCAGCCGGGCGGGCAGCCGCGGCGCCCGATGCCCACCCCCGCGCCGGGAATGCCCCCGCAGCTTCCGCTTGAGGAGTCGTACATTGAAAACATCCTCCGCCTCAACCTCGGCAAGATGGTCACCGTCTATATGACCTTTGAAAACAACGCCGAGTGGAACGCCAAGATCTTTCGCGGGCGGCTGGAGGCGTCGGGGAAGGACCACATCATCATCAGCGACCCGAGGACGGGGAAGCGGTACCTGCTGCTTATGGTTAACGTCGACTGGATCGAGTTTGACGAGCCCTTGCGCTATTTCTATCCGCCGCGCGTGCCCTAA
- a CDS encoding cell wall hydrolase — protein sequence MAVIRAREQDIRLLAQLMRAEAEGEGELGMLMVGNVGVNRVRANCLDFRGIRTIPQMVFQSPGGFEAVRYSYFYQHPREHHIRLARRVVNGERVHPATFALWFFRPPQACPPQWFGRLSGRYKAHCFYQPVYRDCPNVYGTY from the coding sequence ATGGCCGTTATTCGGGCAAGGGAACAAGACATCCGGCTGTTGGCCCAGCTCATGCGGGCCGAGGCCGAAGGCGAAGGCGAGCTGGGCATGCTTATGGTCGGCAACGTCGGCGTGAACCGGGTCCGGGCCAATTGTCTGGATTTTCGTGGCATCCGGACCATCCCGCAAATGGTCTTTCAATCGCCGGGCGGGTTTGAAGCGGTGCGCTACTCGTACTTTTACCAGCACCCGCGCGAACACCACATCCGCCTGGCCCGCCGCGTCGTCAACGGCGAGCGGGTTCACCCGGCCACGTTTGCCCTGTGGTTCTTTCGTCCCCCGCAGGCTTGTCCTCCGCAGTGGTTCGGACGGCTCAGCGGGCGATACAAAGCGCATTGCTTTTATCAGCCGGTCTATCGCGACTGCCCCAACGTGTATGGGACCTATTGA
- a CDS encoding endonuclease III domain-containing protein codes for MAENNRAAGRAGAAADAGDVPAKTARAPLTWRDLYRALAAWAPDLTPDGWWGIADPYERAWGTVLVQNTAWTNAKRALEGLRARGLTAPDALEVADRAAVEKAIRPAGYYRQKAATLRRLAAFLRRTPLEQPCDAASVEALRRALLAIKGVGEETADTLLLYVFRLPAFIGDAYTRRLAERLWGRPFAYGEVRRAVLAEGFAVDELALFHALIVEFGKDVCRKNAPRCAGCPLAAACQLAGRVGARR; via the coding sequence ATGGCGGAAAATAATCGTGCCGCGGGCCGTGCCGGGGCGGCGGCCGATGCGGGAGACGTTCCCGCGAAAACCGCACGCGCGCCCCTGACATGGCGGGATCTGTACCGGGCGCTGGCGGCGTGGGCGCCCGACCTCACCCCCGACGGGTGGTGGGGCATTGCCGATCCGTACGAGCGGGCGTGGGGGACGGTGCTCGTGCAAAACACGGCGTGGACGAATGCCAAGCGGGCCCTGGAGGGGCTGCGCGCGCGCGGCCTCACCGCGCCCGACGCGCTCGAGGTCGCCGACCGCGCCGCGGTGGAGAAGGCCATTCGCCCGGCCGGGTATTACCGGCAGAAAGCCGCTACGCTGCGGCGCCTGGCCGCCTTTTTGCGGCGCACGCCGCTCGAGCAGCCGTGCGACGCGGCATCGGTCGAGGCCTTGCGCCGCGCGCTTTTGGCCATCAAGGGGGTGGGGGAGGAGACGGCCGACACGCTCCTCCTCTACGTCTTTCGGCTGCCGGCGTTCATCGGCGACGCCTACACCCGCCGCCTGGCCGAGCGGCTGTGGGGGCGGCCCTTTGCCTACGGCGAGGTGCGCCGCGCCGTCCTCGCCGAGGGGTTTGCGGTTGACGAATTGGCCTTGTTCCACGCCCTGATCGTGGAGTTTGGGAAAGACGTGTGCCGCAAGAATGCGCCGCGCTGTGCCGGCTGTCCCTTGGCTGCCGCGTGCCAGCTTGCCGGTCGTGTCGGCGCACGGCGGTAG
- a CDS encoding NAD(P)-dependent oxidoreductase, with translation MKVGFVGLGTMGLPMTKNLLKAGFEVVVVSRSRGPIEAAVALGAKEAANPADLAAQVDVALTCLPMPETVEAVYLGENGLLAGARPGTILADHSTVSPALNRKIFEAARAKGVHFLDAPVSGGPMGAEAGTLTIMCGGEPEAFAKAKPVFEAMGKFVVLVGPVGSGSVVKLINNLLVGVHTAALAEAFVMGAKAGIDSRVLYEILKHSTGHSYMMDRTVSLIQERDFAQRFAIDLLYKDMRIATQLAEELGVPLRLGRVAEAMVGEAQAQGHGREDVAAIIRPLEKAVGVEVRAEGDGGK, from the coding sequence ATGAAGGTCGGTTTTGTCGGACTCGGGACGATGGGGCTGCCGATGACGAAAAATTTGCTAAAAGCGGGGTTCGAGGTGGTCGTGGTCAGCCGCAGCCGGGGGCCCATCGAGGCGGCGGTGGCGCTGGGGGCCAAGGAAGCGGCCAATCCGGCCGATTTGGCCGCGCAAGTGGACGTCGCGCTGACCTGTTTGCCCATGCCGGAGACGGTGGAAGCGGTGTACCTGGGGGAAAACGGCCTCCTGGCCGGCGCGCGTCCAGGCACGATCCTGGCCGACCATAGCACGGTCAGCCCGGCGCTGAACCGCAAGATCTTCGAGGCGGCTCGGGCCAAGGGCGTGCACTTTCTCGACGCCCCGGTGAGCGGCGGGCCGATGGGCGCCGAGGCGGGGACGCTGACGATCATGTGCGGCGGGGAGCCGGAGGCCTTCGCGAAGGCCAAGCCCGTCTTCGAGGCGATGGGCAAATTTGTGGTCCTCGTCGGCCCGGTGGGCAGCGGCAGCGTGGTCAAGTTGATCAACAACCTGCTCGTCGGTGTGCACACGGCGGCGCTGGCGGAGGCCTTCGTGATGGGGGCCAAGGCGGGCATCGACTCGCGCGTCCTCTACGAGATCCTCAAGCACAGCACCGGCCACAGCTACATGATGGACCGCACCGTTTCTCTCATCCAGGAGCGGGACTTTGCCCAGCGCTTTGCCATCGACCTTTTGTACAAGGACATGCGCATCGCCACGCAATTGGCCGAGGAGCTGGGCGTGCCGCTGCGCCTCGGGCGCGTGGCCGAGGCGATGGTCGGCGAGGCGCAGGCGCAGGGCCACGGCCGGGAAGACGTGGCGGCGATCATCCGCCCGCTCGAAAAAGCGGTCGGCGTGGAGGTGCGCGCGGAGGGCGATGGCGGAAAATAA
- a CDS encoding leucyl aminopeptidase, producing MEIRVTRENPTKLTTDALVVTVCEGHEALRGFARMVDEALGHRIAELMALKEVRGKFGEVTILHNWGKIPARRTIVLGLGKEEKLTLEKIRDAFGIAARKARDVGVHHLTLTVLENHDKKWNPVDVVQSLVEGVLLGTYRYQGYKTGEKEEKLALERLTVVVDDSISDRAAAVAVERGEVFARATNFARDLVNTPANRMTPTVLAEKAAEIARRRNLEFRVLERDELEALGFGAFLSVAKGSDEPPKLIVLQYKGAADSKEMLGFIGKGITFDAGGVQIKPDEGMHEMKMDMAGAAAVLGAMDAIGALQPHVNVVAVIPACENLVSGRAFKPGDVITSFSGKTIEVRHTDAEGRLILADGIAYAKQLGATKLVDVATLTGAVIVALGKAASGLMTNNAEWADEVKKAAEIAGEKVWELPLFDEYEEYIESEVADLKNDAGRPAGTIQGGLFLRAFAEDTPWVHLDIAGTADTDKDRGHYPAGATGVAVRTLTQLAIRFGGK from the coding sequence GTGGAGATTCGTGTTACCCGTGAAAATCCGACGAAGCTGACGACTGATGCGCTGGTGGTCACGGTGTGTGAAGGCCACGAGGCCCTGCGAGGGTTTGCCCGCATGGTCGACGAGGCGCTGGGGCATCGCATTGCCGAGCTGATGGCGCTCAAGGAGGTACGCGGCAAGTTCGGGGAAGTGACCATCTTGCACAACTGGGGCAAAATCCCGGCTCGCCGCACGATCGTTCTGGGATTGGGGAAAGAGGAAAAGCTCACGCTGGAAAAGATCCGCGATGCCTTTGGCATCGCTGCCCGCAAAGCGCGAGACGTGGGTGTGCACCACTTGACGCTGACCGTCCTGGAGAACCATGACAAAAAGTGGAATCCGGTTGACGTGGTGCAGAGCCTTGTGGAAGGGGTGCTGCTCGGTACATACCGGTATCAAGGCTACAAAACCGGCGAAAAGGAAGAAAAGTTGGCGTTGGAGCGGCTGACCGTCGTTGTCGACGATTCCATATCCGACCGCGCCGCGGCGGTGGCCGTGGAGCGGGGCGAGGTGTTTGCCCGGGCGACCAACTTCGCGCGTGATCTCGTCAACACGCCGGCCAACCGCATGACGCCGACGGTACTGGCCGAAAAGGCGGCGGAGATTGCCCGCCGGCGCAACCTGGAGTTTCGCGTGCTCGAGCGGGACGAGCTGGAGGCCCTCGGCTTCGGCGCCTTCCTCAGCGTGGCCAAGGGCAGCGACGAGCCGCCGAAGCTGATCGTCCTGCAGTACAAGGGGGCGGCGGACAGCAAGGAGATGCTCGGCTTTATCGGCAAGGGGATTACCTTCGATGCCGGCGGCGTGCAGATCAAGCCCGATGAGGGGATGCACGAGATGAAGATGGACATGGCCGGCGCCGCCGCAGTGCTCGGGGCCATGGATGCCATCGGCGCGCTGCAGCCGCATGTCAACGTGGTGGCGGTGATCCCGGCCTGTGAAAACCTTGTTTCCGGGCGCGCCTTCAAGCCGGGGGATGTGATCACCTCCTTCTCCGGGAAGACCATCGAAGTGCGGCACACCGACGCCGAGGGGCGCCTGATCCTCGCCGACGGCATCGCCTACGCCAAGCAGCTCGGCGCGACGAAGCTGGTCGACGTGGCCACGCTGACCGGAGCGGTGATCGTCGCCTTGGGCAAGGCGGCCAGCGGCCTGATGACGAACAACGCCGAGTGGGCCGATGAGGTGAAGAAGGCGGCTGAGATCGCCGGCGAAAAGGTGTGGGAGCTGCCGCTCTTTGACGAATACGAGGAGTACATCGAGAGCGAGGTGGCCGACCTGAAGAACGACGCCGGCCGTCCGGCGGGCACCATCCAGGGTGGGCTGTTCCTGCGCGCTTTTGCCGAGGACACCCCATGGGTGCACCTCGACATCGCCGGCACGGCGGACACCGACAAGGATCGCGGCCACTATCCGGCCGGGGCGACGGGCGTGGCGGTGCGCACGCTCACGCAACTGGCCATTCGCTTCGGCGGGAAGTAA